From one Melioribacteraceae bacterium genomic stretch:
- a CDS encoding N-6 DNA methylase, giving the protein MKNAFENYLNSISKKFKHPETSEMGYRTDFEILLKDIFEKVVTRPRIDHDAKAKDGNKPDFAILKHDISILYIETKDIGVDLNKIEKSEQMARYFGYTNLVLTDYVEFRFYRNGQRYDEPIKIAEYDLKNRTINPFPDSFEHAAKTLIDFTQSQKEPIKNGLHLAKIMGGKAQRIRDNLLQFLSVDSEKNNEIKKIYKTLQKLLVHDLKAETFADMYAQTLVYGLFVARYHDKSPENFSRREARELVPTSNPFLRHFFDHIVGPDFDKRLEYIVDELCEVFSHANVPELMKQYFRDDLWGKTNEGPDPVIHFYEDFLREYDAGLRKKLGAYYTPQPVVRFIVRAVDHLLQKEFGLPNGLADTTKTQNDIHKVQILDPAVGTGTFLSAVIRSIYLRLKDNGQLGRWTTYVHHDLLPRIHGFEIMMAPYTIAHLKLSMAFKATGFKHFNRRLGIYLTNSLEEADEIGDLFTGFGFAESIAEESKEAAQIKNDTPIMVVIGNPPYSVSSSNKGDWITNLIKDYKKDLNERNIQPLSDDYIKFIRYAEHYIEKNGSGIVAMITNNSFLDGIIHRQMRKHLLETFDEIYILDLHGNAKKKETAPDGSKDENVFDIQQGVAISIMIKKVNNVGVDHHRPRRNDNNNTVDENILGNENIRPLRAIVKFAELYGKREIKFEKLNENKIDTIKWKKLKTAEPNYFFVEKDFESIEMYEKGFKIDEIFSSSTSGVKTHNDGELVSHREFAENNYKYLYRPFDVRNIEYDLKKVVRHRFNVMKNMLQNNISLLTCRQQSSFDFQHVLITKVLSDICSVSLQTKESTYAFPLYLYTEDGEKVPNLNQEIVNELEKTTGKTEPKEILDYIYAVLHSPSYREKYKEFLKIDFPRVPYPKDKTTFNKLVKLGTKLREIHLLESPVVNKFITTFPNDGSYEVGKIKYVVDANLASPKNKNVGVDDDRPQTNNSHNIMDTKFASTTGHVYINETQYFGNVPESAWNFYIGGYQPAQKWLKDRKGRTLTNEDIEHYQKIIVALTETDRLMKEINKIDFI; this is encoded by the coding sequence ATGAAAAATGCTTTTGAAAATTATCTCAATTCAATTTCAAAAAAGTTCAAGCATCCCGAAACAAGCGAAATGGGTTATCGCACAGATTTTGAAATTCTACTAAAAGATATTTTTGAAAAAGTTGTAACCCGCCCGCGAATTGATCACGATGCAAAAGCAAAAGATGGCAACAAACCGGATTTCGCAATTCTTAAACATGATATTTCAATTCTATACATCGAAACAAAAGATATAGGCGTTGATCTCAATAAAATTGAAAAGTCCGAACAGATGGCGCGGTATTTCGGTTATACGAATTTAGTGCTTACCGATTATGTTGAGTTTCGTTTTTACAGAAACGGTCAGCGTTATGACGAACCTATCAAAATTGCCGAATATGATTTAAAGAATAGAACAATCAATCCTTTCCCCGATTCATTTGAACACGCTGCAAAAACATTAATCGATTTTACACAATCACAAAAAGAACCGATTAAGAACGGACTTCATCTTGCAAAAATTATGGGCGGTAAAGCTCAGCGTATCCGCGATAATCTTCTTCAATTTCTTTCTGTTGATTCGGAAAAGAATAATGAAATAAAAAAGATTTATAAAACTCTTCAGAAACTTCTTGTTCACGATCTTAAAGCTGAAACGTTCGCAGATATGTATGCGCAGACTTTAGTTTACGGACTTTTTGTTGCAAGGTATCACGATAAATCACCCGAAAATTTTTCACGAAGAGAAGCTCGTGAACTTGTCCCGACTTCAAACCCGTTTCTTCGTCATTTCTTCGATCATATTGTCGGTCCCGATTTTGACAAACGTCTCGAATACATTGTCGATGAACTTTGCGAAGTTTTTTCTCACGCAAATGTACCCGAGTTAATGAAGCAGTATTTCCGCGATGATTTGTGGGGAAAGACAAATGAAGGTCCCGATCCGGTTATTCATTTTTATGAAGATTTTTTGAGAGAGTACGATGCCGGTCTTCGTAAAAAACTCGGCGCTTATTACACACCGCAGCCGGTTGTTAGATTTATTGTCCGTGCAGTTGATCATCTTCTGCAGAAAGAATTCGGACTACCGAACGGTTTGGCGGATACGACAAAAACTCAAAACGATATTCACAAAGTTCAAATACTTGATCCCGCGGTAGGAACCGGAACATTTTTAAGCGCGGTTATAAGAAGTATTTATTTGCGTTTGAAAGATAACGGACAACTCGGAAGATGGACAACTTATGTTCATCACGATCTGCTTCCACGTATTCATGGTTTTGAAATTATGATGGCGCCTTACACTATTGCTCATCTTAAACTAAGTATGGCTTTTAAGGCAACGGGATTCAAACATTTCAACCGGCGATTGGGAATTTATCTAACTAACTCTCTCGAAGAAGCCGATGAAATCGGCGATCTTTTTACCGGGTTCGGTTTTGCAGAAAGCATAGCCGAAGAATCCAAAGAAGCGGCGCAGATTAAAAACGATACGCCGATTATGGTTGTTATAGGAAACCCGCCTTACAGCGTTAGTTCTTCCAATAAAGGTGATTGGATAACCAACCTGATTAAAGATTACAAAAAAGATTTGAACGAAAGAAACATTCAGCCGTTAAGCGATGATTATATTAAGTTTATCCGTTACGCAGAACATTACATTGAAAAAAACGGAAGCGGAATTGTCGCTATGATAACGAATAATTCTTTTTTGGATGGAATTATTCATAGACAAATGCGTAAACATCTGCTTGAAACATTTGACGAAATTTACATTTTAGATTTACACGGCAACGCGAAGAAAAAAGAAACCGCACCCGACGGAAGCAAAGATGAAAATGTTTTTGATATTCAGCAAGGTGTCGCAATTTCAATAATGATCAAGAAAGTAAATAACGTAGGGGTCGATCATCATCGACCCCGAAGGAATGATAACAATAACACGGTGGACGAAAATATTCTGGGGAACGAAAATATTCGTCCCCTACGGGCAATTGTTAAATTTGCCGAACTTTACGGCAAACGCGAAATAAAATTTGAAAAACTGAATGAAAATAAAATTGATACAATAAAATGGAAAAAATTAAAAACCGCCGAACCGAATTACTTTTTTGTTGAGAAGGATTTTGAATCAATAGAAATGTATGAAAAAGGTTTTAAGATTGATGAGATTTTCTCATCAAGTACATCTGGAGTTAAAACACATAATGATGGTGAATTAGTCAGTCATCGAGAATTTGCTGAGAATAATTATAAATATTTATATCGACCATTTGATGTGAGAAACATTGAATACGATTTGAAGAAAGTTGTTCGACATCGATTTAACGTAATGAAGAATATGCTACAAAATAATATCTCTCTACTGACATGCAGACAACAAAGTAGTTTTGATTTCCAGCACGTTCTAATCACCAAAGTACTAAGTGATATTTGTTCCGTTTCTTTACAAACAAAAGAGTCAACCTACGCATTCCCTCTCTACCTCTACACAGAAGACGGCGAAAAAGTACCGAACCTAAATCAAGAAATAGTTAACGAGTTAGAAAAGACAACCGGTAAAACAGAGCCGAAAGAAATATTAGACTACATTTATGCGGTACTGCACTCACCAAGTTACCGCGAAAAGTACAAAGAATTTTTAAAGATAGATTTCCCGCGTGTGCCGTATCCAAAAGATAAAACCACATTTAATAAGCTGGTAAAACTCGGGACGAAATTACGTGAAATACATTTATTAGAATCACCCGTTGTAAATAAATTTATAACCACATTCCCCAACGACGGTTCATACGAAGTCGGTAAAATAAAATATGTTGTGGATGCAAATCTTGCATCCCCAAAAAACAAAAATGTAGGGGTCGATGATGATCGACCCCAGACAAATAATTCCCACAACATAATGGACACAAAATTTGCGTCCACCACAGGCCATGTGTACATTAACGAAACCCAATATTTCGGCAACGTACCTGAATCCGCGTGGAATTTTTACATCGGCGGATACCAACCCGCACAAAAATGGTTAAAAGACCGCAAAGGCAGAACCCTCACCAACGAAGACATTGAACATTATCAAAAAATCATCGTCGCATTAACCGAAACCGACAGATTGATGAAAGAGATTAACAAAATTGATTTCATTTAA
- a CDS encoding T9SS type A sorting domain-containing protein produces the protein MKPLDISSLSSVRNTFYIILFLSIVLLAQKYPTLITSIEQINYIKPIEIENSASALITINYDSPPDQQRQVLNIVAKSVNPGFEDVWWGQNIILNPFYTPVTLNCVLDLHSVGGLSGMNLQELSIAYILTEKLLLEKPNLPLEEFSEYLIGDYNYAVGNGVETSTKIDSIEVTPLIPMWTPERDTTWIYRGCEVPNIDLDNSTYPFNMDNQGNILYQGDLNACAQASLANSFAWLDSKHSEFNTGLSTRQMIQQLDEAVNRDFASGAPDMQGVIEGALDFIDSNRIPISVKFQSLGLNRDIDSPNFDYGHSAENEGINPQNPNANQVSWDWIKSEMDAGEDVTMVYSNWDGTGWRSSHAVTLTGISKDANNMKLTFKDDTDQLNPGGASETQIDVRLVNGWLVTNQLSGGPGNQIITAVVSKSFDPTISFPTGGLLENQQFKFVLGQNYPNPFNPVTHIPFSISKTDFVILKVYNILGQEVAELVNKKFESGAHEVEFYSNKIGTGVYFYKISVGELTKTKKMILRK, from the coding sequence ATGAAACCTTTGGACATATCTTCTTTATCCTCCGTTCGGAATACTTTCTATATTATACTTTTCCTTTCCATTGTTTTATTAGCCCAAAAATATCCAACACTAATAACTTCCATTGAGCAGATCAATTATATTAAACCGATTGAAATCGAAAACTCAGCATCAGCTTTGATTACTATCAATTATGATTCACCGCCTGATCAACAAAGACAAGTTTTAAATATCGTGGCAAAATCAGTCAATCCTGGATTTGAAGATGTTTGGTGGGGACAGAATATTATACTTAATCCATTCTATACTCCTGTTACTTTGAATTGTGTGCTGGATCTCCATTCTGTTGGAGGACTGAGCGGAATGAATCTTCAAGAATTATCGATTGCTTACATTTTGACAGAGAAACTTTTACTTGAAAAGCCTAACCTGCCTCTTGAGGAATTTTCAGAATATCTTATCGGGGATTATAATTATGCTGTTGGAAACGGAGTTGAAACATCAACAAAAATAGACTCAATAGAAGTAACCCCATTAATTCCGATGTGGACTCCCGAACGAGATACTACATGGATTTACAGAGGATGTGAAGTTCCTAATATTGATCTGGACAATTCGACATATCCATTCAATATGGACAATCAGGGAAATATTTTATATCAGGGGGATCTTAACGCATGCGCTCAGGCATCTTTAGCAAACAGTTTTGCTTGGCTTGATTCAAAACATTCTGAATTCAATACAGGATTATCAACCCGGCAGATGATTCAACAGCTTGATGAGGCGGTAAATAGAGATTTTGCTTCCGGAGCTCCGGATATGCAGGGCGTAATTGAAGGTGCATTGGATTTCATAGATAGTAATCGAATTCCCATCTCGGTGAAATTTCAATCCCTCGGATTGAATCGCGATATTGATTCTCCAAATTTTGATTACGGACATTCTGCTGAAAATGAGGGAATTAATCCTCAAAATCCGAATGCTAATCAAGTATCATGGGATTGGATAAAAAGCGAAATGGATGCCGGAGAAGATGTAACAATGGTTTACTCAAATTGGGATGGAACAGGTTGGAGATCAAGCCATGCAGTTACTCTAACGGGGATCTCAAAAGATGCAAACAATATGAAATTAACTTTCAAAGATGATACGGATCAACTGAATCCTGGAGGGGCTTCCGAAACACAGATTGACGTTCGATTAGTTAATGGTTGGCTGGTTACAAATCAATTAAGCGGAGGACCTGGGAATCAAATTATCACAGCAGTAGTTTCTAAGAGCTTTGATCCTACTATTTCATTTCCAACAGGAGGTTTGCTGGAAAATCAACAGTTTAAGTTTGTCCTGGGTCAAAATTATCCTAATCCTTTTAATCCGGTTACTCATATACCATTTTCAATATCAAAGACTGATTTCGTAATATTAAAGGTGTATAATATTCTGGGACAAGAAGTTGCTGAACTTGTTAATAAAAAATTTGAATCAGGAGCGCATGAAGTGGAATTTTATTCTAATAAAATAGGAACCGGCGTATATTTTTACAAAATTTCGGTCGGGGAGTTAACAAAGACTAAAAAAATGATACTAAGAAAATAA
- a CDS encoding MCP four helix bundle domain-containing protein gives MKLRLKILSGFLILVIMLAAAAVWSIYEIKSIGSSVNEIMEDNYKSIDASKKMIEALEREDSGVLLLILGKWDEGRKIIADADIQFQNAFKIAANNLTIADEGNYIEKIKNNYANYKNIWERPIVGTSKEGDINWYFESVHKEFLTVKSSVNDLMSINDKAMFSTASNLREQANRALMPAIIAILSALVFSLMFNYFVNYYFVNPIMKINNGVKDFIEKKKPYSINIESKDELTSLNTSISTLCSLSEANRNIK, from the coding sequence ATGAAACTACGACTTAAAATTCTTTCCGGTTTCTTAATACTAGTTATTATGCTAGCCGCAGCCGCAGTATGGTCAATCTATGAAATCAAATCGATCGGTTCTTCAGTTAATGAAATAATGGAAGACAACTACAAAAGTATCGACGCATCCAAGAAAATGATTGAAGCATTAGAGCGCGAGGATAGCGGTGTTCTTTTACTAATTCTTGGTAAATGGGATGAAGGTAGAAAAATTATTGCCGATGCTGATATTCAATTTCAAAATGCTTTTAAAATCGCAGCTAATAATCTCACCATTGCAGATGAAGGGAACTACATTGAGAAAATTAAAAATAATTATGCGAATTATAAAAATATCTGGGAAAGACCAATAGTCGGGACTTCAAAAGAAGGTGATATTAATTGGTATTTTGAAAGTGTACACAAAGAATTCTTAACTGTAAAATCTTCCGTAAATGATTTAATGAGTATTAATGATAAAGCGATGTTTTCGACAGCATCCAATTTGCGTGAGCAAGCTAACCGTGCACTTATGCCTGCTATTATTGCTATCCTTTCAGCATTAGTTTTTTCTCTTATGTTCAATTACTTTGTCAATTATTATTTCGTGAATCCAATAATGAAAATTAATAACGGCGTTAAAGATTTTATTGAAAAGAAAAAACCATATTCAATAAATATTGAATCAAAAGATGAACTTACATCACTAAATACTTCTATAAGCACTTTATGTTCATTATCGGAGGCAAATAGAAATATAAAATGA
- a CDS encoding tyrosine-type recombinase/integrase, with protein MNFKNNLNNFSTEEMKFLHDSLSNLLEKRSSSSLHLDGFSQEYTRYSKSYHSLKYNKSIELSFQKMIEFFGKDAKLIDINFKRIIDFIDWLKQTAPKGYRVYYRNLKAAFNKAKDWEYINDNPFTKVKLSKQQLEFPFYLTVEDLNLILEETVDVTHSTLFLFAFFTGCRLSEIINLKWSNVDFSNRVITIGDNEFITKTREQRIIPLSNRLHSALLELRNNNSSNGYVFCKKNGYRYSTDYISKLFKSIVRKLGFDEKIHFHTLRHSFASHLVQNGADLYTVKEILGHSNVKTTERYAHLNLNNLKKAMEVFNYAA; from the coding sequence ATGAATTTCAAAAACAATCTTAACAACTTCTCGACGGAGGAAATGAAATTCCTCCATGATTCGCTTTCGAATCTTTTGGAAAAGCGAAGTAGCAGTTCGTTGCACCTTGATGGATTTAGCCAAGAATACACTCGGTATTCTAAATCCTATCACTCATTAAAGTACAACAAATCCATCGAACTTTCATTTCAAAAAATGATTGAGTTCTTTGGAAAAGATGCTAAGCTGATCGATATCAATTTTAAAAGAATAATTGATTTCATTGATTGGCTAAAGCAGACCGCTCCCAAAGGGTATCGCGTCTATTATCGCAACCTCAAAGCAGCTTTTAATAAAGCTAAAGATTGGGAGTACATTAACGACAACCCGTTTACTAAAGTAAAACTTAGTAAACAGCAATTGGAGTTTCCTTTCTATCTGACGGTAGAAGATCTGAATCTAATTCTGGAAGAGACTGTAGACGTTACCCATTCAACTTTGTTTCTGTTTGCATTCTTTACGGGATGTAGATTATCAGAAATAATCAATCTAAAATGGAGTAATGTCGATTTCTCTAATCGAGTAATTACAATCGGTGATAATGAATTCATAACAAAAACTCGTGAACAACGTATAATTCCATTATCCAATCGATTGCATTCTGCTCTATTAGAATTAAGAAACAACAATAGCTCAAATGGATATGTTTTCTGTAAGAAGAACGGTTATCGTTATTCCACAGACTACATTTCAAAACTGTTCAAATCAATTGTGCGAAAATTAGGGTTCGATGAAAAAATCCATTTCCACACGCTCCGTCATTCATTTGCGAGTCATTTAGTGCAAAATGGAGCTGATTTATACACAGTAAAGGAAATCTTGGGGCATAGCAATGTTAAAACAACAGAACGATATGCTCACCTAAATCTCAATAACTTAAAAAAAGCAATGGAGGTGTTTAATTATGCAGCATAA
- a CDS encoding tyrosine-type recombinase/integrase: protein MFIFKRGNVYHVEFLDPIQNKIRRISSGSKLKSEAIKFASNLEAELTKPKETRAIKFSTFKKEYTAYAEHRYTESYIRSIDLSFRQLINYFGDKQLTQLTKHDVEKFIGETYSRAKYSAHLYNRTLKAAMNKAIEWELLVKNPFKGVKTPKTNRKYPVFLTDDQFNRILAHTNNVSMRNIFIMAYNTGLRLGELVNLTWSAINMVEKIIVVGNHNFTTKSKAARTIPMNSTVYYLLKDLYKDSVDIEAYVFTNCNGIRFNNDHVSKSFKKAIIAAELNQDVHFHTLRHSFASKLVQKGASIYVIKELLGHSDVSTTQIYSHLNRESLKNAIELLSND from the coding sequence ATGTTTATCTTCAAACGAGGAAATGTTTATCATGTAGAATTCCTTGATCCAATCCAAAACAAAATCCGCAGAATCTCTAGTGGTTCTAAACTAAAGTCCGAAGCAATTAAATTTGCTTCCAACCTTGAAGCAGAATTAACCAAACCTAAAGAAACGAGAGCAATTAAGTTCAGTACCTTTAAGAAAGAATATACTGCATATGCAGAACATCGGTACACTGAGTCATACATCAGAAGTATCGACCTCTCTTTCCGGCAATTAATAAATTACTTCGGTGACAAACAATTAACTCAGCTAACAAAGCATGATGTAGAAAAATTTATTGGGGAAACATATTCCAGAGCAAAATATTCAGCACATCTCTATAATCGTACACTAAAAGCTGCTATGAACAAAGCTATTGAATGGGAATTACTTGTTAAGAATCCATTCAAGGGAGTTAAAACACCTAAGACAAACAGAAAGTATCCGGTATTTCTAACAGATGATCAGTTCAATAGAATACTTGCTCATACAAATAATGTGTCAATGAGAAATATCTTTATTATGGCTTACAATACGGGTCTTAGACTTGGTGAGTTAGTTAATCTAACCTGGTCGGCAATAAATATGGTTGAAAAAATTATTGTTGTGGGTAATCACAATTTTACTACAAAAAGTAAAGCCGCAAGAACAATTCCAATGAATTCCACTGTTTATTATCTGTTGAAAGATTTATATAAAGACTCAGTGGATATAGAAGCATATGTGTTCACAAATTGCAATGGAATTAGATTCAACAATGATCATGTGAGCAAATCATTTAAGAAGGCAATTATAGCTGCTGAATTAAATCAAGATGTACACTTCCATACCCTACGTCATAGCTTTGCAAGTAAACTAGTACAAAAAGGAGCAAGCATTTATGTGATAAAAGAACTGCTTGGACATAGTGATGTCTCTACAACTCAGATTTATTCACACCTAAATAGGGAATCACTCAAGAATGCGATTGAATTGCTATCAAACGATTGA
- a CDS encoding phage/plasmid primase, P4 family, with protein sequence MQHNLQQLEVMKKRCNYMVNNLDKMISKEDLEDYDLLKSAILFSEFEEIGKKQFQILCFDAGIDLNRVDEIWNSIQTDEKPKSDLCEMICGKENLCSLAKSLNIKTPLELPERVSEKFNESYAAKYFIDYNKHFILYHLATHNFYYYEDGVWSVLHEDKCKMHIESFLNAIYEPEQINTTRINGLFKRLKTKEELFFERDFNSDKMILNFKNGLYDLCKQQLMPHTPHHKSTIQFPLVYDPAAECKLFEEKIIEILGSKEVVDFILKWMLYTMIPTYEYQKFLFLLGKGANGKSTLINLWSAFLGKQNVRNQSLKDLSTNANYSVQQLVGKLANFSNEISSSEKESSILKSLSGGDTIAARQIYEKPLEFYNNARLIIAANRMPSFKEVDNAILRRLQIVKFENNFEKNPDPTLDKKLIMELSGILNLVLSKVPEIIREDGSVYFDSPKHVDENIEVFKRKTNSIGEFVEQSCDLTAESGIDCATTLKHIYASYQHWCNKEQGTTAKSRTEFMNTLESLFHCPTHIINHVKSHSGKIYKKIHWVIGIKVNDSEFDYTADAEPIKSILGISQQTEEATKEEELFPDLDSEEYEELYELMEEIGISPHSKPLSEDELLNLPEYNGEE encoded by the coding sequence ATGCAGCATAATCTACAACAATTAGAAGTCATGAAAAAAAGATGCAATTATATGGTAAATAATTTAGATAAAATGATAAGCAAAGAGGATTTAGAAGATTATGATCTTTTAAAGTCAGCAATTCTCTTTTCCGAATTCGAAGAAATTGGTAAAAAGCAGTTTCAAATTCTTTGCTTCGATGCCGGTATTGATTTGAATAGGGTTGATGAAATATGGAACTCAATTCAAACTGATGAAAAACCTAAAAGTGATTTATGTGAAATGATTTGTGGTAAGGAGAATTTATGTTCTCTTGCAAAATCATTAAACATAAAAACTCCACTTGAACTGCCGGAAAGAGTCAGTGAAAAATTCAATGAGTCATATGCGGCAAAATATTTCATTGATTACAACAAGCACTTTATCTTATATCATCTTGCAACTCATAATTTTTATTATTATGAAGATGGTGTTTGGAGTGTACTACATGAGGATAAATGTAAAATGCACATTGAGAGTTTTCTCAATGCAATTTATGAACCGGAGCAAATAAACACTACACGAATCAATGGATTATTCAAACGACTCAAAACAAAAGAAGAATTATTTTTCGAGAGGGATTTCAATAGCGATAAAATGATTCTTAATTTCAAAAATGGTTTATACGATTTATGCAAACAGCAACTTATGCCACATACGCCTCATCATAAATCAACAATACAATTTCCTTTAGTTTATGATCCTGCGGCTGAGTGTAAATTGTTTGAAGAAAAAATCATTGAAATACTTGGCTCGAAAGAAGTTGTTGACTTCATACTCAAATGGATGTTGTACACAATGATCCCAACGTATGAATACCAGAAATTCCTTTTCCTTCTTGGTAAGGGAGCAAATGGAAAGTCAACACTTATTAATTTGTGGTCGGCTTTTCTTGGCAAACAGAATGTACGCAATCAGTCATTAAAAGATCTATCCACAAACGCGAATTATTCCGTTCAACAGTTAGTTGGTAAGTTGGCGAATTTCTCTAACGAAATATCATCTTCAGAAAAGGAATCGAGCATTCTAAAATCACTCTCCGGAGGCGATACCATAGCTGCTCGGCAAATTTATGAGAAACCATTGGAGTTTTATAACAATGCGCGACTCATAATTGCAGCTAATCGAATGCCTTCATTCAAAGAGGTTGATAATGCAATTCTTAGAAGGTTACAAATAGTTAAATTCGAGAATAACTTCGAAAAAAATCCTGATCCAACGCTTGATAAAAAACTGATAATGGAATTATCGGGAATTTTAAATCTTGTACTTTCAAAAGTACCGGAAATCATAAGAGAAGACGGATCCGTGTATTTTGATTCTCCCAAACATGTTGATGAAAACATCGAAGTCTTTAAAAGAAAGACAAATTCTATAGGTGAGTTTGTTGAACAAAGCTGTGATCTAACTGCCGAAAGTGGAATTGATTGCGCGACAACATTAAAGCATATCTATGCTTCATACCAGCACTGGTGCAACAAAGAACAAGGCACAACTGCCAAGTCCAGAACGGAGTTTATGAATACGCTCGAGTCCTTATTCCATTGTCCGACCCATATCATAAATCACGTTAAATCACACTCCGGGAAGATCTACAAGAAAATTCATTGGGTTATAGGAATAAAAGTAAATGATTCTGAGTTTGATTACACGGCAGATGCTGAACCGATTAAATCAATCCTCGGAATTTCTCAACAGACTGAGGAAGCCACGAAGGAAGAAGAATTATTCCCGGATTTAGATTCTGAAGAATACGAAGAATTGTATGAACTCATGGAAGAAATCGGGATTTCACCTCATTCTAAACCTTTGAGCGAGGATGAACTTCTGAACTTACCTGAGTATAATGGCGAGGAGTGA
- a CDS encoding TrkH family potassium uptake protein has protein sequence MRLYFVLRYVGLVLLIDALFLLISAFVGLAYGDNSFGVLFYSAVVTALFGLFPLIFVPPADNITQTEGLFIVVASWILTCIVGMLPYVMWGGEFTLSNAWFESVSGFTTTGSSILTDIEKLPYGLLFWRSVTHWLGGMGIIMFVLSVLPSLGSASMILYRTEMSPVAQDNFKQTAKKTLRIVLMVYVGLTFLQTIFLMIFGMNLFDAITHSFGTIATGGFSPKNLSVAYYDSLGIEIVIIVFMILSGLHFGLLFTTFFEGSLNIFKSTIVRYYLFIMIAGIAIVTFNTYGSNYSNFTDALRYSAFQVISLGTSTGFATTNSSVWPALSQILLMFFALQCATAGSTSGGIKADRFVMLFKAIGKQLKLLRHPRAIISLKIGNKNIKDEDSFLGILYIVVYLLIVFVGGLLLVAFNVDPLEAFTGTIAAAGNVGPGLGEVGSTGNFSMIPNVGKWILSAVMLLGRLEIYGVILFFLPQTWKLKSE, from the coding sequence ATGAGACTCTATTTTGTATTGAGATATGTAGGATTAGTGCTGCTAATAGATGCTCTTTTTTTATTAATATCGGCATTTGTCGGGTTGGCTTACGGCGATAATTCTTTTGGTGTTTTATTTTATAGCGCTGTTGTCACAGCATTATTCGGTCTCTTTCCCTTAATTTTTGTTCCTCCGGCAGATAATATAACCCAAACCGAAGGTTTATTTATTGTTGTTGCAAGTTGGATTCTCACTTGCATTGTAGGTATGCTTCCGTATGTTATGTGGGGAGGTGAATTTACTCTCTCAAATGCCTGGTTTGAAAGTGTCTCCGGTTTTACAACTACCGGCTCTTCGATATTAACCGACATTGAAAAGCTTCCATACGGATTATTATTCTGGCGAAGTGTTACTCACTGGTTAGGCGGAATGGGAATAATTATGTTTGTACTTTCGGTACTTCCCTCTTTGGGTTCCGCCAGTATGATTCTCTATCGAACTGAAATGTCACCTGTGGCGCAAGATAATTTTAAGCAAACTGCAAAAAAAACTTTAAGAATTGTTTTAATGGTTTATGTCGGTCTAACTTTTCTTCAAACAATTTTCTTGATGATTTTCGGAATGAATTTATTTGATGCAATTACTCATTCATTCGGGACGATTGCGACCGGTGGTTTTTCTCCTAAAAATTTAAGCGTTGCGTACTATGATAGTCTCGGAATCGAGATCGTCATAATCGTATTTATGATTTTATCCGGTTTACATTTTGGTTTACTTTTCACAACATTTTTTGAAGGTTCGCTAAATATTTTTAAGTCAACAATAGTTCGTTATTACTTATTTATAATGATTGCCGGAATCGCCATTGTTACCTTTAATACTTACGGAAGTAATTATTCTAACTTCACAGATGCGCTAAGGTATTCAGCTTTCCAAGTCATTTCACTCGGAACTTCTACCGGGTTTGCAACAACAAATTCCAGCGTTTGGCCGGCTCTTTCTCAAATCCTTCTGATGTTCTTTGCCCTGCAATGTGCCACTGCCGGATCTACTTCGGGTGGTATTAAAGCCGATAGGTTTGTTATGCTTTTTAAAGCGATCGGTAAACAATTAAAACTTCTTAGACATCCTCGAGCAATAATAAGCCTTAAAATCGGTAACAAAAATATAAAGGATGAAGATTCGTTCTTGGGCATCCTTTATATTGTAGTCTATTTATTGATTGTGTTTGTAGGTGGATTATTATTAGTAGCATTTAATGTCGATCCGCTTGAAGCTTTTACCGGAACTATTGCCGCTGCGGGTAATGTCGGTCCCGGTCTCGGCGAAGTTGGTTCAACCGGAAATTTCAGCATGATCCCAAATGTCGGTAAATGGATTTTATCTGCTGTTATGCTTCTTGGTCGGTTGGAAATTTATGGTGTGATCCTATTCTTTTTACCTCAGACATGGAAGCTAAAAAGTGAGTAA